One window from the genome of Candidatus Hinthialibacter antarcticus encodes:
- a CDS encoding creatininase family protein, whose protein sequence is MKPWRLSETKYSFVKEHPYEVAVLPIGATEPHNLHLPYGTDAITVGLLGDMLCEYAHQQGANVALLPTIPYGVDTNLLGFPMAMSINPSTLDLLITDLVNSLETHGVHNLVILNGHGGNSLKHTLRELFPHTSVFISLIDWFAVVKDVYFDIFENPDDHAGEMETSIAMHCFPELVDVSLADSGAVKSSNFEAINQGWVQITRPWDIVTTNSGVGDPSRASADKGKQVLEILKERLGTYIKELSDAEINETFPYEK, encoded by the coding sequence ATGAAACCCTGGAGACTCTCAGAAACAAAATATAGTTTTGTGAAAGAACATCCGTATGAGGTCGCAGTTTTGCCCATCGGCGCCACCGAGCCGCATAACCTGCACCTTCCGTATGGAACGGACGCCATTACGGTTGGCCTGTTGGGCGACATGCTATGTGAATACGCCCATCAGCAAGGCGCCAACGTCGCGCTTTTGCCGACCATCCCTTACGGCGTTGACACCAACCTGTTGGGATTTCCGATGGCGATGTCGATCAACCCATCGACGCTCGACCTGTTGATTACCGACCTGGTCAATTCACTCGAAACCCACGGCGTCCATAATCTGGTAATCTTAAACGGGCACGGCGGCAACAGCCTCAAACACACTTTGCGCGAATTGTTTCCTCATACCAGCGTATTCATCAGCCTGATCGACTGGTTCGCTGTCGTCAAAGATGTTTACTTCGATATTTTCGAAAACCCCGACGACCACGCGGGCGAAATGGAAACCAGCATCGCCATGCACTGTTTCCCCGAATTGGTCGACGTATCACTAGCCGATAGCGGCGCTGTCAAATCATCCAATTTCGAAGCCATCAATCAAGGCTGGGTGCAAATCACCCGCCCCTGGGACATTGTCACCACCAATTCCGGCGTCGGCGATCCAAGCAGAGCCAGCGCAGACAAAGGCAAACAGGTTCTTGAAATTCTCAAAGAGCGCCTGGGGACTTATATCAAAGAACTTTCAGACGCTGAAATAAACGAGACGTTTCCGTATGAAAAATAG